tctatctttttatgtatttttttgttaatgtttttacctattattctaataatattgtttagtcATCATAAACATTCACTATTTCTTAAAACCTTCGGGCGTTCCAAAGTCGTGGAGGCCTGATGAACTGAACTCTTACCTAAAACAGGTATCAGTTACACAAACAACCATTTCCCTCAAtcgaaaaaagaaaattatttatttttaataactgtaaCTTGTGTATTTTGTGCTCTGTATGAAGCCTTtgagagaaaataaataaatattattgttagtattggcctagtggcttgtACCTTTCCTTCCTCTGGCTTGTGCCATTCCTTTATGTCCTTTGTGTGCAAAGAACTAGCTCGTTCGGTTCGATAAATATCGCATGACTTCCGAAAGTCGACACGCACTTACGCTAATCTCCtacttgattaaaaaaattactattggagcctataatacatattgaagcgctgtggaacacgtCTGCTCCATAGGATAATGCTGAGGCCAGGGCTAGTTACAaccacaacacacacacactaaATATGTACCTTATTccttttattttctttcaataatcttttgttatttttctttttttttgattattattttgtgtgtttcgtCTAtaattgtctataattaaaagtatgatttacttatttttcttgAATTATAGAGACCTGGAAGACAATCAAATCGAACACATAGATCTGGAGGCATTCGTCCCCATCACTAAATTGGAAGACTTGTAAGTATATGATAAGTTATCTCACACCTAAATACTAAGAGAAACGCAATTATATAACACagtaaacctttttataacaaattttctatataacgCGATTTCATTACCTCGTATAACACGACTATTGCTCCATATAACGCGACAATTGCACATTACATTTCTATACTGAGACATATATTTTGTCGCATTCGATTGGAATCCTACCCCAACGTGAATTATTTGTACATAACGCGTTATATGGGGTCATACAAGCGCGTTATGTGAGAATACCTTGCGGAACAAATGTACCGTGATAATTGTGTTGTTAATATAACTgcactgtttaaaaaaatgtgtgcgtgtacacacgtaagaagtgaaacttctttatgaccttattttcaaaaaaatatttaatatatgcaactttacagaaatgggttaaataaagtataacaaaaggcttttattatcatagacatgaatacaaataatacaattatttcattttagctTATTactagtaatattattacagaatttcattaattgtatcgTTCATTATAAACAACTGACCATCCataatttatcttttaatgtataaataatatagctaacagaatatatcaataaataatttttaataatatgcaaatacataaatttaattaaaaattggcGCCTGATAGATAATACCAGCGTTTCTAGGTGCTTCGCTCGCTCAATTGGCTCGCTTGCCACAGGgacattttattttcgtttaatgtttatccattattaattattatgtagattaAGAATACTGTGTGttgcaattaaattaatgtatttgttgcttttataataataataaagcgcTTTTAATCATGacaaaaaagataatatacagcttagatgttttacattttatacattactttatttatcttGTTATGCTATATATCCTATATCTTAGCTACCTTCTGTACCGTCGATCGGGAACCCTTCGCGGGTAAAGGCCtgctccagctttttccaactGACTCTGTCTTTGGCTTTCTCTCTCCATTCGCTTCGTGTCACcgcttctttttcttttatccACCTTTTTTTTGAGGCGCCCTTTTCTCCTTCTTCCCATTGGTCCTATCCCTAACTGTTTTAATCACACTGTTACTGTAATTAGTAAATATGATGTTGGAACCTGACATATGAATTGCGGTGTCTCCTGGCACtgactattataaaataaatgtgtatagtTTCCTAAGCTTGATATACTAATTTGGAAAGATTTGTATGTTGTTACTGGACCGATTTACTGGACTGATTATAATGCataggcttttattatcaaaatattgaaACCCTGCGAAATCGGGACATCCTCTCGCCTTGGTAATTACATATACTGTATACACATTGTTACCGTAGGCTATTATTACTAAGTAATACTAAACACATGTTAAATTGTGTTCAAAACTGACTATCATTATACAcggataaaattaaaaactattaaacttTTTCCATCAAAAGATCGTATAATTCCTGACAAACGTTCAGGAGACGTttcaattattactttatgttACTATCGTGCCATGAGTAAAAAGTAACCTGTGTAAAGTGTCGAAAAAGCCACACATGAACAAAGAAATAATGAACTGTATAGATCAACAGACGTTTTCAATTGTCCGTCTAGCGAACCGACTGGGCGAAACTGTAAGAAATAGTTATAAgtactttttgtaaatatttttatcaattactGTTTTGTATTCCTATGTGTGTATTGTATGTGATATAAATGtaggttattttattaaataaatgttgcgAATTATGTGAAATATACACCAGATCCAGTAAATCATGTTCAATTTCAGGAATGTAGGCAACAACGTGTTCCCCAGCCTACCAGCCAGTGGTCTGCAGAAACTACTTCACTTGAAGGCCCACAATAATCCAAATTTACGCCGCTTCCACCCTCCAGAACTCTTCCCCAGGATACAAGTAAAGTACACGCTGTTCTGTCATTGTAGATTTAGAGAGAGAGATTCACACACGTTGGGGTTAGGGAAAATGCTAAACTATCTATTGGTTTAGATTCAGAGACGAAACTTATCGTAAGAGTTCTATTCTGAACTAAACACATGCGGAATGCCTTTTCAAAGCTGGAACACGCTACCGCCACAACTTCCTGGACATAGTCAATATTCTGCAGAAGAATAAGAAGCCTTCCAGCTCTAGGCTCAGACATatgctaaaaatatttagtccTTAGAATACAAACGTGCTGGAGAGCATTCAAAAGAAAAGAAGACTTGAATATTTTGGACACGGCATACTTAAGGCAATGTGGCAGGCAGACAGAGACCTGAAATTGGAAAAGAAATTGAGGTTATATAATGCAAAGAAACCCagatttattgaatattttgttatgattccagtgattaaaattttatcaaaatcgaTTCAATCATTTATGAGATATCCCTTTCTGGATTCGAAATTGAAACCCACTTTCAATAAAGCggttatcaataaaaataagatatattagtggcgctacaaccttttaagatctgggcctcagatatgtgtatctgttttatgccTACTGATCAAGATTGACGTCGACTTATTGGGtcaggcaagccggtttcctcacgatgttttccttcaccgtttaaACGAACACTTCGACggtacgacctcagggatgagagttgcacgctggcCAACAATGTGGTGGTTATGAATACTACAGATTTTTTCCTCGTACCTTTTTTCCAACCATTTCTTGGTGATATATATCTTGACTAAATTCTAGACCCTGGTCCTCTCCTACGCTTACCACTGCTGCGAGTTCCTTCCTCTTATGGAGGAGACGGGAAGTGGCGAGGAATGGGAGAGAGAAGGATTTAGTGACCTGGTGCTTCTTCCTCCAGCGCACGTGGACTTAGCTGCCTGGGCGAATGCCACTGACATATGGCCGCAttattgtaagtattttatCGTTGGTAAATTAACTTGCGATCGCCACAAATATTAGCGGATCCAGACTGGTAGCCATCCCCGCTCTTGACGAAATGGCAGTGATTATAAAACCAAtgttaacaaatatttcagtAAATGCAACAGGCGAGAGTGGTTCTCGTCTACCGGCAGCTGGAACCTGGAGCGGCGTTGAGGTTCGTTCAGCTGGAAGACAAGTTCGCTGCTTACCACTACCAGGTATATTTAGGACATACTTCGACTCTCAATAATTTGAAACTCAAGGCACgagagatatttttttttttaaatttgtattaattttctacacttaatattgaatttctaACATCCTTCCTTCTTATCTAAGTCACGGAAATctaaagttttagatttgaataaatatgaaCGAgacttaaaaatttgtttgcAAAGAAGTTTCTTCTGACATGTATACTTTTTAcgcactttttttaattttatggccaGCTGAGGCAAGAAATGCTTAATAATATACCATATACTAAATTTCAGGACCATTTCTACCTTGCGTGGACTTATTTGACTGGTGGACACTTCGGTGTGGTGTATGGGCTGTGTTCCTCCTCGCGTTATTGGGAAACGGTACCGTGGTCTTCGTGTTGGTGTTTAGCAGAAGCCGTATAGACGTGCCAAGGTTCTTGGTGACGAATCTGGCTGCCGCTGACTTCTTTATGGGAATCTATTtgggtaataaaaaaatgtctcaGAATGTTTTTCTTGATTCGAAAACTTGCgtattgtttatctattttaattgtactatatttgtgcttgcaacgaagtgttgaaataaataataaatctaatttctttaataaaataaacaaacaatatctTATTATTCCTTTAATTTTTAGGTTTCCTAGCTGTGGTAGACGCTGGTACTTTGGGAGAATTCCGAGCCCACGCTATCGCCTGGCAAATGTCTGGTGGATGTCGGCTCGCTGGATTTTTAGGAGTGCTCTCTTCTGAACTCTCCGTTTACACCCTCGCTGTTATTACCCTCGAGAGAAACTACGCGATCACCCACGCTATGCATTTGAACAAGCGCTTATCACTCAGACACGCTGCTGTTGTGATGGCGGCTGGGTGGGCTTTTTCACTGACAGCTGCTTCCTTACCACTGTTAGGCGTGTCGGACTATAGAAAATTCGCTGTCTGCCTCCCTTTTGAGACCAGTACACCCGTCTCCCTCAGCTACGTGGTCGCTCTATTGGTTATCAACGGAATCGCATTCCTTGTCCTGCTAGGATGCTACCTCAAAATGTACTGCGCGATCCGAGGATCGCAGGCTTGGAACTCCAATGACTCTCGGATCGCAAAGCGCATGGCTCTTCTAGTTTTTACGGATTTTTTGTGCTGGTCCCCTATAGCTTTCTTCGCTTTGACTGCGGCTTTTGGAGCGCAATTAGTATCATTGGAGGAAGCCAAGGTCTTCACTGTATTTGTTCTGCCATTAAATTCTTGCTGCAATCCGTTTCTGTATGCGATTCTGACGAAGCAGTTTAAGAAGGACTGCGCTCTGGTGTGTAAAGCGATTGAAGAGTCGCGCGTTACCCGAGGTATAGGAAGGTGTAGGCATTCGTCTAACTTCAGTAATAGACAGACGCCGGCTAACACGAACAGTTTGGCGGAAAGATCGTCTAGGGGACAGCACGGGACGACGTGCGCTTGCCGAAGACTGTTGCCAACTAGTGCTCCTGTAGTCAGTGAAACTAACACAAATACTGCTTCTGGAGAAGCGAACGGCGAGAGGCTCCTACGTTGGCTTCGAGCATGCGGACGTCGATCCACCGCCCCCGCGCCTCCTACTCCACGCCAAGTCCCGACAGCTCCAGCTCGTACTGGTTCAGTGTCTTCTTCAGTAGAATTCTCTTCGTCCCGTTCAGACTCTTGGCGGACGTATGGCCGTCCCCCTCCCCCACCACGGAGAGCCGCATCCTGGCTCGTAGCCAGAAAAACATCGCAGGACTCGAACCTGTCCTCTTCTCGTAATGATTCATCTGGGTCAAACGCGACGGCATCCACGGGAACTTGGAGGACATCCAGGTCTGGCGGTAGCGCAACGACTACTGGTTCCAGACCTCGACTAACACGACAGCCAGCGATTGTAGCAGATGAGCCCCCAGCTTCACCTGTCGCTTTGCCACCACCACGACTTCTGCACACTATACCATCAGCGGCTGAAACGGAGATTCAGCCAGAGGAGTgtgacttaaaataaaatagcaaaACGTGTACACAAATTAGGATTTGTGACCATTGTGAACAAAATGTGACCATAGACAATTAGAAAATTACTGAAAAACCAACATGACATAACAAACAACACGAaatacactttaaaaataataaaaactttctgTGGGAGCCtccattttataattgtacataaatttagtgtttaatgagttgttttgttatatatatttatggacaacaaaatataatatgtagttaCCAAAAATTAAGTCGACGTGCGGTTTTTAGATTGAATAAAAACCATAAACAATATTGgttatgtttaaaaacttattgtaTAGTACTGGATCTGGATAATCTGAAAATTTCCAAaagaaatatagtattatggCGCCTGTACATCGTTAGatattttgttgaattttgctgttcaaagtatatttaattgaattctaaagaatttttttggtttttttgtTAACAGCATTAATCTTGCCAAAGTATCTGTGACTATAGTGTACAGTCGCCATTGCTCTTGGCTCTATCATAAAAATAGATGTGTCTTAAACTACCGTCCAATATCGCTGTCCCATGAAGAGCCAACTTTGAAACTACCCTCAAACTTAGATAAGCCAACAtgacaaataattatgtacagtattattaagtaagtgtgttatagtaaaatatatgagcatagaaataaatgtatgaagtgatattatttgtaaattttgatGTGAATATTTGAAACAGTATTtaacaatgttatttaaattactatttacaAACTaggattttatattgtagagttgttaatttttaaataaggtcGTGTTGGTGCGAATTTGCCTTGAAacatatagtaaaaattactCTTAGTTCACCGAATAAACTCCGTCTCGAAGGACCATATATGAAACAGCGATGATTCCTCCACGTGCTTAAAGATTTTCGTTTGTAAGCTTAACGTTAAAGTTGCAATGGCATCGGCTGTTGGtgtctaaattaataaaagactCGTCAAAAGTAAAAACCACTATTGACGCTGAGGAATTACTTAGAAACAAGACAGGTCTTACAGTTGATATACTTAGTCTTGCAACCCAAGAACTCTGTTTCTTTGTACCTGGGAGATATGTTCGTAGGCGAAGGCCAATGTTGTTTGCTATACCAAGGGCCAGAACCAATCTGCTTACTGAATGTTGTTTCTGACGCTATCGACAACTTTATCTGTTTGCAGAGTGTGTTctcagtagcgatattgtgtatcaTGTGTTTCAACACCGTATGGGCTATAGTAcacaatttatgaataaattcgCATAAGCGCGGCCAGTGTgcataatgttttaatgacGAGAATAATTTACGATGTTGTACCTAATGCatgattgttattttaatataataatttatttgttagaaTACATtctctatttattaatagatattatttagtaCGTAAGCTGTATGAATGACTGGTTTTAcagtaaaattaaagtattaaaaaatcttacttttattttccatCCAGTATGGATATGTCTGTTTTCTTAGGGGTCCCAACTGATTACCAAAGACAAGGGGCAGCAGGGAATGCCACCTGATGCCCAAGAGATACAAGATTTTTAGACTTAGGAAGCAAACGAAACATCTAAAAGAGGCTGTCATAGCCTATGGACTTTTGGAGGTGGTTTCTCCTAGGGAATCCCTTCAGGGACTCGATTCCACAGTTATTTAGTTCGCTAAAGCAAGTGTTTTATAAAACGGACCATGGAAGGACCAATCGCGGACCTTGCAGTGGCGCTATAATCTTTGGTCTTAGCCTGAGATTtctgtttttttgttatagataGTTGACATGAGTCGGTATGACCGTCTCCTTTTTCTTTAGCGTATGAGCGAGTGTTAACTGCGCATATATAAAGTCAATTTGTGGGATTCAACCAATGAGAATAAAAATCTAAGTAATGAGAATCCTACGTTGAAGTACTAGTTCAACACTGGtctaatattgtttatttaaggaCCCATGGGATGAGCATTGCTTTCTGTAAGTTCCGATTGCAATTCTAACGCTTTGATATGCAATGTCTTGTATATGTCACcggaatataacaaaattcacAAGTTTATGAATTGTCTAGGAAACTTTGGTAGCATTCTAAACGAgagataaattgtattatttgacgTATACATTTTCGCATATCGGTAAACTTACcgaaaaaataagtaaacgATAACCAAACGCCATGTGCGCTCTGATTGGTTGAATAAGTCACTAACCTAACCGTAGAATAATACGAATATCTCGTTTAGAATCCTATGAATAAATTTcctagaaaaattataaacatctCGTAATCGCGAAGTAGGAACCGCTATTGCGTGTTacagaataaaatttatctctATGATTATTGATGTTATAGTcttaaaaaattgatttcaagaGTAAAAACTTAGAGTTTATAAAAGTGCCATATCATCAAAGAAAATGCGATTTTATACCTTCAACGAACAAGCGATGCATTCCATGAAAGTACAATTTGTATCTTGATTACCATTTtctattatcaatttttaattaacaattttaattattttagttcaaaCTTCGAGAATAGTtcacattatttacaattatgttttttttttaagtttgaagttttttatttaagttgtGTGACgtctgatatatttttttatgtaataggaggcaaacgggcaggaggctcacctgatgttaagtgataccgccgcctatggacactcacattgccagaaggctcgcaagtgcgttgccggcctatcaagaattggtacggtattttatttaaagaagtgatttatttatataaataaataaacctgtgacgctacaaccattttcggtatgggcctcagattaatgaatttgtttcatgatcattcgtTAATCTTATACgctagtaggtgatcagtctcctgTGACTGACAAACGCTAGTTgaacgtcataagaaaatactaatggaatggttattttttaaaagaaaattttaactttatttgtttgatagatattttgtatggatatagagAAGGAGGTTAATGGAATCACAATATAATTGAACAaggtacatttatttgtacgcataCAATTGTCAATCCTCTTTGTCGCTCGTTACGCGCTCTCGCTCGCACTTCAAGCCTTAATTGGAACGCATCAGCGAGGTATCGCCGCATGTGTCATGTTTTTTCGAGCGTGCAGCCGGCTccatcgaattataagacgttgtcacgtcaaaaaGAACAGTCAAGTCAGTCACATATGCTTACCATGTCTCATAAAGAAGATTTGAGTATTCCAAAGGGCTATGGAGCGTTCGATTATTCGATTGAGACTTAAAGACAAAGTTAAAAACTATATCGCAGCCGTACAAACATAAACGTAACACATTTAAAGGAGTTAAAGGGGAAATGGATGAAACATTGTCCGAGAGGACCCTTACTTGGAATGGCCGGGTGGGAAGAAGAAAGAAAGGACGCCCACCAGAAACTTGGGAATAGGGAATGGAATAAAAGGGATACGGGGCAGAATTGGAAAGTTGTCGCTAGGAATAGAGGCAAGTTGAAGAATTTCGAGAAGTTTACTCCTTCGGACTTCGAGTACTGGTGTAAAACATAAATGACATGGAGTTAGTGTTTAGTGTAGTGAAGTACTCGAATAAaggctatattttattattttatttaacattaacgaAACTTGGAAAATGTTTATTGACAATTCTTTATAACAGTGGTagttttgaaagaaaacaatttttctcaccagattaaagctatttgtattattataaacttttaaatttaatttttttctgacgtttcgcgtgctttacagcgtgcgtggtcacggtcacacaaatagctttaatccggttaaaaaaattgttttctttcaatgtataaatgctatgttaaccaaagacagtggtatttttattatccatTTAATTGACTAAAAatcttcattacttttttttaatgtttattaataaattatgatacAAAAGTTCCTTAAACCTATTTGACATTTgttcataaatatacaataaataaatatataatatacattgtaGTCACATTAGTCATCTGCACATGTcaactttttttctttttactgAAAGACAAATTACAGCGTAGAAAGGAATTTGAACAATTTATTCTAACCAATGATGCCAACCTGACAGAATATTCTCCCAAATTCAAATACCTCTTAGTATCGATTAAAAACCCctaaagtttttaatgtaCTCATggtttaaaagataattttaaacattcatCATAAATACATTCAAGTATAAAATGTCgatcttattatatatcttatcATATTGTTGCTGTTGATATTTCAACCATAGCCACGCTTGGAGTTTATATTCAGTGTAGTTTGTTGTTTTAGCtctagtttattataaattatgcatacaAAATTGGgcgttttaaaagtaataaagtaGCCCCTAATCGTCCCCCTATTTCAATGTATCTCCTAAAATGGACATCTTGATTCCCCCTTAACTTGGGGGACAATTATCCGAGTTGGCATCACTGATTCTAACATCGGAGTCTATTGCCTAACAAGGTGGCGGATTATAATTAGCTGTGTAATTTGCTACAAAATGGTTGCTAGTTTTTGTGatttcaaatgtttaaaacaattattaaagtaacGTCAGAGAATATGTTATGAGGCCCACGATAATTTTAtctgtaaaaatgttttaagtattacgaaagaaaaaatattcagccataactataaaaaatcaattttattgacGGAAGCCACACTGTTATTGCCATTCCATTAGAAGACACTGGAGCGGCTCCTTCAGTGGCGCGAGCggttcaaatattaactgaCCAAGTATTTTTAAAGGGTGTGGTTAAGATACCACAACAGCAGCTTCGTGCTTTAACAAGAAACGCTTGATGCAGGAAATTGAAGAAACTGTTAACAGCCCCACTTCTTTTCTTCAGCAGGAAGCCTATAAAATTATGCTATGAGCGGAAAAGAAAGGTATCCCGTGTAACGGTCACGTATAAATACACGAATCTAAAAATCGCATACAATACTGAGAAATTATGTGGGTTCACTATGTTCGTGATCCTCTATCTCATCTGGTTCGTGGATGATGTCTCGGCGTCTACGCGTTCTTCTGTTGCGGAATTCTGTGAACTGCCTTCCGAGTGTCTCATCTAGGAGATCCGGTTTGCGACGTCGTTCTTCAACGCTTGTGATTGATATGTTGGAAGCTGTCATTGGGATCGGCTCGTCCTCCTTGTCCTCATCGACTTCCTGAAAATAAATAGCAGATGTTAgtagtgttggtctagtgccTTAAGTGTGTAAATGAGGGCGTAGTTTTGAATTCCGGAACATAAAGACTTTTCGCATTAAAAaattgaaggaaaatatccTGATTATcgtaaattagaaaaaaacaaatgatcacaaaacaCGTGCAGAAATCTGATGCCTAGACCTAAATGACTGTAGCgtcattttttttgtaataacaaaTACCAATTCAATGTTAATTGgcagttataattat
This region of Pieris brassicae chromosome 13, ilPieBrab1.1, whole genome shotgun sequence genomic DNA includes:
- the LOC123717849 gene encoding lutropin-choriogonadotropic hormone receptor isoform X1, producing MREGVTFAVLTFLTAAGACPGPLPQGCACTDGGTRLTCRSAGLQHLPPMNDRLISVDVSHNNISVLPSDALLLATGLRDLNLSANRLERVAEGALNSPSLARLWLDRCLLVELPTARLPRLHYLSAEDNLISEIKADVFSEIRFLRVLRLSRNRLTSVPDALTYTTRLQALNLAGNLITELAESSLPSLPVLHTLILKRNRISHIGPNSFVQTPALRVLRLEDNLLTELPPAIYLLPMLEDLSLANNRIEQVAVGLQTCARLTRLELRGNPLSRLHPQAVEHLPRLTTLILSEARGLPGVPSLNDTTRLRTLRVDRARLTKLPSHLCTHAPQLRALDIRSNQLDEVPDLHECSELRVLDMSDNKITTIGNGALRGLRRLHDLMLARNRIKKIPSDAFLQTSRLQLLDLEDNQIEHIDLEAFVPITKLEDLNVGNNVFPSLPASGLQKLLHLKAHNNPNLRRFHPPELFPRIQTLVLSYAYHCCEFLPLMEETGSGEEWEREGFSDLVLLPPAHVDLAAWANATDIWPHYLNATGESGSRLPAAGTWSGVEVRSAGRQVRCLPLPGPFLPCVDLFDWWTLRCGVWAVFLLALLGNGTVVFVLVFSRSRIDVPRFLVTNLAAADFFMGIYLGFLAVVDAGTLGEFRAHAIAWQMSGGCRLAGFLGVLSSELSVYTLAVITLERNYAITHAMHLNKRLSLRHAAVVMAAGWAFSLTAASLPLLGVSDYRKFAVCLPFETSTPVSLSYVVALLVINGIAFLVLLGCYLKMYCAIRGSQAWNSNDSRIAKRMALLVFTDFLCWSPIAFFALTAAFGAQLVSLEEAKVFTVFVLPLNSCCNPFLYAILTKQFKKDCALVCKAIEESRVTRGIGRCRHSSNFSNRQTPANTNSLAERSSRGQHGTTCACRRLLPTSAPVVSETNTNTASGEANGERLLRWLRACGRRSTAPAPPTPRQVPTAPARTGSVSSSVEFSSSRSDSWRTYGRPPPPPRRAASWLVARKTSQDSNLSSSRNDSSGSNATASTGTWRTSRSGGSATTTGSRPRLTRQPAIVADEPPASPVALPPPRLLHTIPSAAETEIQPEECDLK